In Microbacterium lushaniae, the following are encoded in one genomic region:
- a CDS encoding FAD-dependent monooxygenase, with protein sequence MPAVTSVAIAGAGVSGLAAAIRLARAGVAVDLIEAQPELTALGSGISLQANALQAFAALGVWEDISAAGYAFDGLVLRAPGPDAPVIARRAEGSTRLPGMPSAMGMPRPALARILFEHAQEAGVRARFGIRATGTREHDGVVTLESPDGDVGTYDLVIGADGLHSAIRAGIGIATVPEHTGMGIWRAFVSRPAEVETTELYYGGPAYIAGYTPTGADSMYAFLVFDAEKHFDMPAAEAAAYMRDRSRAYGGPWDSIRADLDAGEALVNYTWFTRHVVPAPWNRGRVVIIGDAAHSCPPTIAQGAAQALEDALILTDLLVDAAEITPALWDEFHRRRVARATAVVDASVQLAEWQRDGEDHSAEMPRLIAELGERLARPL encoded by the coding sequence GTGCCAGCTGTCACCAGTGTCGCGATCGCGGGAGCGGGTGTGTCCGGTCTCGCGGCCGCCATCCGCCTCGCGCGCGCCGGCGTCGCCGTCGACCTGATCGAAGCCCAGCCCGAGCTCACCGCGCTCGGGTCGGGGATCTCCCTGCAGGCCAATGCACTGCAGGCGTTCGCCGCGCTGGGTGTGTGGGAGGACATCTCCGCAGCGGGCTACGCGTTCGACGGGCTCGTACTGCGCGCGCCGGGCCCGGACGCCCCTGTCATCGCACGCCGCGCGGAGGGCTCGACGCGTCTGCCCGGGATGCCGTCGGCGATGGGGATGCCCCGTCCGGCGCTCGCGCGCATCCTCTTCGAGCACGCGCAGGAAGCGGGCGTGCGGGCCCGCTTCGGCATCCGCGCGACCGGGACGCGCGAGCACGACGGCGTCGTGACGCTCGAATCTCCCGACGGGGATGTGGGGACGTACGACCTCGTGATCGGTGCCGACGGACTGCACTCCGCAATCCGCGCGGGTATCGGCATCGCGACCGTGCCCGAGCACACGGGCATGGGGATCTGGCGTGCGTTCGTCTCACGTCCCGCCGAGGTCGAGACGACCGAGCTGTACTACGGCGGGCCCGCGTACATCGCGGGGTACACCCCCACGGGCGCGGACTCGATGTACGCATTCCTCGTGTTCGACGCCGAGAAGCACTTCGACATGCCCGCGGCCGAAGCCGCCGCGTACATGCGCGACCGCTCTCGTGCGTACGGCGGGCCGTGGGACAGCATCCGCGCGGACCTGGACGCGGGGGAGGCCCTCGTGAACTACACGTGGTTCACGCGGCACGTCGTGCCGGCGCCCTGGAACCGCGGGCGCGTCGTGATCATCGGCGACGCCGCGCACTCGTGCCCGCCCACGATCGCGCAGGGCGCCGCGCAAGCGCTCGAAGACGCCCTCATCCTCACGGACCTCCTCGTTGACGCCGCGGAGATCACGCCCGCCCTGTGGGACGAGTTCCACCGTCGCCGCGTCGCGCGCGCGACGGCCGTCGTCGACGCGTCCGTGCAGCTCGCGGAATGGCAGCGCGACGGCGAGGACCACTCCGCGGAGATGCCACGTCTGATCGCCGAGCTCGGCGAGCGCCTCGCCCGCCCGCTGTGA
- a CDS encoding VOC family protein — MITLLSHLSYVALTTRDVDASVDFYVTHVGMTEVARDEDRVYLRTWGDYYSYSLVIERGDETALHSMAWRTASAEALEEAVRRIEAKGGVGEWFDGHDIGRAYRFVGPWGHTMVLHWDAVHHRYTQGELASTFPDRPQRRSRLAGAPRQLDHVTICASDVDAFCQWYHEVLGFRIMARTVLEEAPISVFSVLTTNEKSHDLGVVLDGSTRSGRVNHYAYWYDTREEMLIAADLLMEAGVHIEYGPTIHGIGEQSFLYYREPSGMRVELNTGGYRNYVPDWEPQTWKTSQGSYDIYRNSSMPLSLTESFPPADGPTATEEGVPDEIKGDLLRDKA, encoded by the coding sequence ATGATCACTCTGCTTTCGCACTTGTCCTACGTCGCCCTGACCACGCGCGATGTCGATGCGTCGGTCGACTTCTACGTCACGCACGTGGGCATGACCGAGGTGGCCCGTGACGAGGACCGCGTGTACCTGCGCACATGGGGCGACTACTACAGCTACAGCCTCGTGATCGAGCGGGGAGACGAGACGGCGCTGCACTCGATGGCGTGGCGCACGGCGAGCGCCGAGGCGCTCGAGGAGGCGGTCCGTCGCATCGAGGCCAAGGGCGGCGTCGGCGAGTGGTTCGACGGCCACGACATCGGCCGGGCCTACCGCTTCGTGGGACCGTGGGGCCACACGATGGTGCTGCACTGGGATGCAGTGCACCACCGCTACACCCAGGGCGAGCTCGCCTCGACCTTCCCGGACCGTCCGCAGCGCCGGTCGCGTCTCGCCGGCGCGCCGCGTCAGCTGGACCACGTCACGATCTGCGCGAGCGACGTGGACGCGTTCTGCCAGTGGTACCACGAGGTGCTCGGCTTCCGCATCATGGCCCGCACGGTCCTCGAGGAGGCGCCCATCTCGGTGTTCTCGGTGCTCACGACGAACGAGAAGTCGCACGACCTCGGCGTCGTGCTGGACGGATCCACGCGCTCGGGACGGGTCAACCACTACGCCTACTGGTACGACACGCGCGAGGAGATGCTCATCGCTGCGGATCTGCTCATGGAGGCCGGCGTGCACATCGAGTACGGCCCGACGATCCACGGCATCGGCGAGCAGTCGTTCCTGTACTACCGCGAGCCCTCGGGCATGCGCGTCGAACTGAACACCGGCGGCTACCGCAACTACGTACCGGACTGGGAGCCGCAGACGTGGAAGACGTCGCAGGGCTCGTACGACATCTACCGCAACAGCTCGATGCCGCTGTCGCTGACCGAGTCGTTCCCTCCCGCGGACGGACCTACCGCGACCGAGGAAGGCGTCCCGGACGAGATCAAGGGCGACCTGCTCAGGGACAAGGCATGA
- a CDS encoding fumarylacetoacetate hydrolase family protein: MKIARWMNRGALEEGFVEADGAVPLPDGITVADLLRGGLAFAHEVHAATVGRAARALADVELLPPVVPAAVRDFAVFEEHVEGMSADAQGRPNVPAPWYESPRFYFTNPHTLHGSGARIRPPATERLDYELEVAVVLGGEPGEDLDPAEAATRIFGYAIMNDWSARDIQGREMNVRLGPAKGKDFATSLGPWIVTADELADRIDDDGFLALRAEVSVNGVLTGADLLSNMAWTFPELISYASRASRVVPGDVIGSGTTGNGGCLAELWGLAGGALVPPPLQAGDVVSMRVERLGELVGIVDPARMHPHEIPPARRRPQPRARSVPARE; this comes from the coding sequence ATGAAGATCGCACGATGGATGAACCGCGGCGCACTCGAGGAGGGATTCGTCGAGGCTGACGGCGCCGTGCCGCTCCCCGACGGCATCACGGTCGCGGACCTGCTGCGCGGCGGGCTCGCCTTCGCGCACGAGGTGCACGCCGCGACGGTCGGTCGCGCGGCGCGCGCGCTCGCGGACGTCGAGCTGCTGCCGCCTGTCGTGCCCGCCGCCGTGCGCGATTTCGCGGTGTTCGAGGAGCACGTGGAGGGCATGAGCGCGGACGCGCAGGGGCGCCCGAACGTGCCCGCCCCATGGTACGAGTCGCCCCGGTTCTACTTCACGAACCCGCACACGCTGCACGGATCGGGTGCCCGCATCCGCCCGCCTGCGACCGAGCGCCTCGACTACGAGCTCGAGGTCGCCGTCGTGCTCGGCGGTGAGCCGGGGGAGGACCTGGATCCGGCCGAGGCGGCCACCCGCATCTTCGGCTACGCCATCATGAACGACTGGTCGGCGCGCGACATCCAGGGCCGCGAGATGAACGTGCGGCTGGGGCCCGCGAAGGGGAAGGACTTCGCGACGTCGCTCGGTCCCTGGATCGTGACGGCGGACGAGCTGGCCGACCGCATCGACGACGACGGCTTCCTCGCTCTGCGCGCCGAGGTCTCGGTCAACGGCGTCCTCACCGGCGCCGACCTGCTCTCGAACATGGCCTGGACGTTCCCCGAGCTCATCTCGTACGCGTCCCGCGCGTCGCGCGTCGTGCCCGGTGATGTCATCGGATCGGGCACGACGGGCAACGGCGGATGCCTCGCCGAGCTGTGGGGCCTCGCGGGCGGCGCGCTCGTGCCGCCACCGCTGCAGGCGGGCGACGTGGTGAGCATGCGCGTGGAACGCCTCGGCGAACTCGTCGGCATCGTGGATCCGGCTCGCATGCATCCGCACGAGATCCCCCCCGCCCGCCGGCGGCCGCAGCCGCGGGCACGATCGGTGCCCGCCCGGGAATAG
- the ilvD gene encoding dihydroxy-acid dehydratase, translating into MPDSTIDIKPRSRVVTDGIEATTSRGMLRGVGMGDEDWDKPQIGIASSWNEITPCNLSLDRLAQGAKEGVHSGGGYPLQFGTISVSDGISMGHEGMHFSLVSREVIADSVETVVMAERLDGTVLLAGCDKSIPGMLMASARLDLSSVFLYAGSIAPGWVKLSDGTEKEITIIDSFEGVGACLAGRMSEADLKRIECAFAPGEGACGGMYTANTMASVAEALGLSLPGSAAPPSADRRRDYFAHRSGEAVVNLLRLGITTRDILTKEAFENAIALAMALGGSTNVVLHLLAIAREAEVELNLHDFNRIGDKVPHIADMKPFGNYVMNDVDRQGGIPVIMKAMLDEGLLHGDALTVTGKTLAENLRDLAPDPVDGTVIHSFDNPIHATGGITILHGSMAPEGAVVKTAGFDAAVFEGPARVFERERAAMDALEAGEITAGDVVVIRYEGPKGGPGMREMLAITAAIKGAGLGKDVLLLTDGRFSGGTTGLCIGHIAPEAVDAGPIAFVRDGDLIRVDIAARTLDLLVDETELSSRRNGWEPLPPRYTRGVLAKYSKLVHSAAEGAVTG; encoded by the coding sequence ATGCCCGACAGCACCATCGACATCAAGCCGCGCAGCCGCGTGGTGACCGACGGAATCGAAGCCACCACGTCCCGCGGCATGCTCCGCGGGGTCGGCATGGGCGATGAGGACTGGGACAAGCCCCAGATCGGCATCGCCTCGAGCTGGAACGAGATCACGCCCTGCAACCTGAGCCTGGACCGGCTCGCGCAGGGCGCGAAGGAGGGTGTGCACTCCGGCGGCGGCTACCCGCTGCAGTTCGGCACGATCTCCGTCTCCGACGGCATCTCGATGGGCCACGAGGGCATGCACTTCTCGCTCGTCTCGCGCGAGGTCATCGCCGACTCCGTCGAGACCGTCGTCATGGCCGAGCGCCTCGACGGCACGGTGCTCCTGGCCGGCTGCGACAAGTCCATCCCCGGGATGCTGATGGCCAGCGCACGGCTGGACCTCTCGAGCGTCTTCCTCTACGCCGGCTCGATCGCCCCCGGCTGGGTCAAGCTGTCGGACGGCACCGAGAAGGAGATCACGATCATCGACTCCTTCGAAGGAGTCGGAGCGTGCCTGGCCGGTCGCATGAGCGAGGCCGACCTCAAGCGCATCGAATGCGCCTTCGCCCCCGGCGAGGGCGCGTGCGGCGGGATGTACACGGCCAACACGATGGCCTCGGTCGCCGAGGCGCTGGGCCTGAGCCTGCCCGGATCGGCGGCCCCGCCGTCGGCCGACCGACGCCGCGACTACTTCGCGCACCGCTCCGGCGAGGCCGTCGTGAATCTGCTGCGCCTGGGCATCACGACGCGCGACATCCTCACCAAGGAGGCGTTCGAGAACGCCATCGCCCTCGCGATGGCCCTCGGCGGCTCCACGAACGTCGTCCTGCACCTCCTCGCGATCGCGCGTGAGGCCGAGGTCGAGCTGAACCTGCACGATTTCAACCGCATCGGCGACAAGGTCCCGCACATCGCCGACATGAAGCCGTTCGGCAACTACGTCATGAACGACGTCGACCGCCAGGGCGGCATCCCCGTCATCATGAAGGCGATGCTCGACGAGGGCCTGCTGCATGGCGACGCCCTGACGGTCACGGGCAAGACGCTGGCCGAGAACCTGCGGGATCTGGCCCCCGACCCCGTCGACGGCACCGTCATCCACTCCTTCGACAACCCCATCCACGCCACCGGCGGCATCACGATCCTGCACGGCTCGATGGCGCCCGAGGGCGCGGTCGTGAAGACCGCGGGCTTCGACGCGGCGGTCTTCGAGGGGCCCGCGCGCGTGTTCGAGCGCGAGCGCGCCGCGATGGACGCACTCGAGGCGGGGGAGATCACCGCCGGCGACGTCGTGGTCATCCGCTACGAGGGCCCCAAGGGCGGGCCGGGCATGCGCGAGATGCTCGCGATCACGGCCGCCATCAAGGGCGCTGGCCTCGGAAAAGATGTACTACTCTTGACGGACGGTCGATTCTCCGGCGGCACAACCGGCCTGTGCATCGGCCACATAGCACCCGAAGCGGTGGACGCAGGTCCCATCGCATTCGTGCGCGATGGTGATCTGATACGGGTCGATATCGCGGCTCGCACTCTCGACCTACTCGTCGACGAGACCGAGCTGAGCTCCCGCCGCAACGGCTGGGAGCCGCTTCCTCCGCGCTATACCCGTGGCGTCCTGGCCAAGTACTCCAAGCTCGTGCACTCCGCTGCGGAGGGCGCGGTCACGGGGTAA